The Streptomyces pactum genome contains a region encoding:
- the rodA gene encoding rod shape-determining protein RodA, with protein sequence MTGTNSFQVSGYGPEKAGWTRLFARDSMARRLDWPILLAAVALSLMGSLLVYSATRNRTELNQGDPYYFLTRHLLNTGIGLALMIATVWLGHRALRTAVPVLYGASVFLILLVLTPLGSTINGAHSWIKLPGGFSLQPSEFVKITIILGMAMLLAARVDAGDRPHPDHRTVLQALGLATVPMLIVMLMPDLGSVMVMVIIVLGVLLASGATNRWVFGLIGAGTAGALAVWQLGILDDYQIARFAAFANPELDPAGVGYNTNQARIAIGSGGLTGSGLFNGSQTTGRFVPEQQTDFVFTVAGEELGFLGAGLIIALLGVVLWRGCKIARETTDLYGTIVAAGIVAWFAFQTFENIGMTLGIMPVTGLPLPFVSYGGSSMFAVWLAVGLLQSITVQRPMSA encoded by the coding sequence ATGACCGGGACCAACAGCTTCCAGGTCTCCGGATACGGACCGGAGAAGGCCGGCTGGACCCGGCTCTTCGCCCGCGACTCGATGGCGCGCCGGCTCGACTGGCCGATACTGCTGGCCGCCGTCGCGCTCTCGCTGATGGGCTCCCTGCTCGTCTACTCCGCGACCCGCAACCGCACCGAGCTCAACCAGGGCGACCCCTACTACTTCCTGACCCGGCACCTGCTGAACACCGGCATCGGGCTCGCCCTGATGATCGCCACCGTCTGGCTCGGCCACCGCGCCCTGCGCACCGCCGTGCCGGTCCTCTACGGCGCGTCCGTGTTCCTGATCCTGCTGGTGCTCACACCGCTCGGCTCGACCATCAACGGCGCCCACTCCTGGATCAAACTCCCCGGCGGCTTCTCCCTGCAGCCCTCGGAGTTCGTGAAGATCACGATCATCCTGGGCATGGCGATGCTGCTCGCTGCCCGCGTCGACGCGGGGGACCGGCCCCACCCGGACCACCGGACCGTGCTCCAGGCCCTGGGCCTGGCCACCGTGCCGATGCTGATCGTGATGCTCATGCCCGACCTCGGCTCGGTCATGGTCATGGTCATCATCGTGCTGGGCGTACTGCTCGCCTCCGGCGCCACCAACCGCTGGGTGTTCGGACTCATCGGCGCCGGAACCGCCGGCGCGCTCGCCGTCTGGCAGCTCGGCATCCTCGACGACTACCAGATCGCCCGTTTCGCCGCCTTCGCCAACCCGGAACTCGACCCGGCGGGCGTCGGCTACAACACCAACCAGGCACGCATCGCGATCGGCTCCGGCGGCCTCACCGGCTCCGGCCTCTTCAACGGCTCGCAGACCACCGGCCGCTTCGTCCCCGAGCAGCAGACCGACTTCGTTTTCACGGTCGCCGGAGAGGAGCTCGGCTTCCTCGGCGCGGGCCTCATCATCGCCCTGCTCGGCGTGGTGCTCTGGCGCGGCTGCAAGATCGCCCGCGAGACCACCGACCTGTACGGGACGATCGTCGCCGCCGGGATCGTCGCCTGGTTCGCCTTCCAGACCTTCGAGAACATCGGCATGACGCTCGGCATCATGCCGGTCACCGGCCTGCCGCTGCCCTTCGTGTCGTACGGCGGCTCGTCGATGTTCGCCGTGTGGCTGGCGGTCGGACTGCTCCAGTCGATCACGGTGCAAAGACCCATGTCCGCCTGA
- a CDS encoding TIGR03960 family B12-binding radical SAM protein — translation MPAEAAESVSSVFPQLEALLPHVQKPIQYVGGELNSTVKDWESCDVRWALMYPDAYEVGLPNQGVMILYEVLNEQQGVLAERTYSVWPDLEALMREHSVPQFTVDSHRPVKAFDVFGLSFSTELGYTNMLAALDLAGIPLEAKDRGIDDPVVLAGGHAAFNPEPIADFIDCAVIGDGEQAVLEITAIIRAWKAEGRPGGREELLLRLAKTGGVYVPGFYDVEYLPDGRIARVVPNRSGVPWRVSKHTVMDLDEWPYPKQPLVPLAETVHERMSVEIFRGCTRGCRFCQAGMITRPVRERSITGIGDMVEKGLKATGFEEVGLLSLSSADHSEIADVAKGLADRYEEDKIGLSLPSTRVDAFNIDLANELTRNGRRSGLTFAPEGGSERIRKVINKMVSEDDLIRTVATAYGNGWRQVKLYFMCGLPTETDDDVLQIADMATRVIQKGREVSGSGDIRCTVSIGGFVPKPHTPFQWSPQLSAEETDARLQKLRDKIRGDKKYGRSIGFRYHDGKPGIVEGLLSRGDRRTGAVIRAVYDDGGRFDGWREHFSYDRWMACADKALEPFGVDVDWYTTRERGYEEVLPWDHLDSGLDKEWLWEDWQDALDETEVDDCRWTPCFDCGVCPQFDTWPQTGPTGKKLLPLTVKKSD, via the coding sequence ATGCCTGCCGAAGCCGCCGAGTCTGTGTCTTCCGTGTTTCCGCAGCTCGAAGCTCTGCTCCCGCATGTGCAGAAGCCGATCCAGTACGTCGGCGGAGAGCTCAACTCCACGGTCAAGGACTGGGAATCCTGCGACGTCCGCTGGGCCCTGATGTACCCGGACGCCTACGAGGTCGGACTGCCCAACCAGGGCGTCATGATCCTCTACGAGGTACTCAACGAGCAGCAGGGCGTCCTCGCCGAGCGCACCTACAGCGTCTGGCCGGACCTGGAGGCGCTGATGCGGGAGCACTCCGTCCCGCAGTTCACCGTGGACAGCCACCGCCCGGTGAAGGCCTTCGACGTCTTCGGCCTCTCCTTCTCCACCGAGCTCGGCTACACCAACATGCTGGCCGCCCTCGACCTGGCCGGCATCCCGCTGGAGGCCAAGGACCGCGGCATCGACGACCCGGTCGTCCTGGCCGGCGGACACGCGGCCTTCAACCCCGAGCCGATCGCCGACTTCATCGACTGCGCCGTCATCGGCGACGGCGAGCAGGCCGTCCTGGAGATCACCGCCATCATCCGCGCCTGGAAGGCCGAGGGCCGCCCCGGCGGCCGCGAGGAACTCCTCCTCCGCCTGGCGAAGACCGGCGGGGTCTACGTCCCCGGCTTCTACGACGTCGAGTACCTCCCCGACGGCCGAATCGCCCGCGTCGTGCCCAACCGCTCGGGCGTCCCGTGGCGCGTCTCCAAGCACACCGTCATGGACCTCGACGAGTGGCCCTACCCCAAGCAGCCCCTCGTCCCGCTCGCCGAGACCGTCCACGAGCGCATGTCGGTGGAGATCTTCCGCGGCTGCACCCGCGGCTGCCGCTTCTGCCAGGCCGGCATGATCACCCGCCCGGTGCGCGAGCGCTCCATCACCGGCATCGGCGACATGGTCGAGAAGGGCCTGAAGGCGACCGGCTTCGAGGAGGTCGGTCTGCTGTCGTTGTCGTCCGCGGACCACTCCGAGATCGCCGACGTCGCCAAGGGCCTCGCGGACCGGTACGAGGAGGACAAGATCGGCCTGTCCCTCCCCTCCACCCGCGTCGACGCCTTCAACATCGACCTGGCCAACGAGCTGACCCGCAACGGCCGCCGCTCCGGGCTCACCTTCGCCCCCGAGGGCGGCTCCGAGCGCATCCGCAAGGTCATCAACAAGATGGTCTCCGAGGACGACCTCATCCGCACCGTCGCGACGGCCTACGGCAACGGCTGGCGCCAGGTGAAGCTGTACTTCATGTGCGGCCTGCCCACCGAGACCGACGACGACGTCCTCCAGATCGCCGACATGGCCACCCGCGTCATCCAGAAGGGCCGCGAGGTCTCCGGCTCCGGCGACATCCGCTGCACGGTCTCCATCGGCGGCTTCGTCCCCAAGCCCCACACCCCCTTCCAGTGGTCGCCGCAGCTCTCCGCCGAGGAGACGGACGCCCGCCTGCAGAAGCTGCGCGACAAGATCCGCGGCGACAAGAAGTACGGCCGCTCCATCGGCTTCCGCTACCACGACGGCAAGCCCGGCATCGTCGAGGGCCTCCTCTCCCGCGGCGACCGCCGCACCGGCGCGGTCATCCGCGCCGTCTACGACGACGGCGGCCGCTTCGACGGCTGGCGCGAGCACTTCTCCTACGACCGCTGGATGGCCTGCGCCGACAAGGCCCTGGAGCCCTTCGGCGTCGACGTCGACTGGTACACCACCCGCGAGCGCGGCTACGAGGAGGTCCTCCCCTGGGACCACCTCGACTCCGGCCTCGACAAGGAGTGGCTCTGGGAGGACTGGCAGGACGCCCTCGACGAGACCGAGGTCGACGACTGCCGCTGGACGCCCTGCTTCGACTGCGGGGTGTGTCCCCAGTTCGACACATGGCCACAAACGGGCCCGACGGGCAAGAAGCTGCTGCCGCTGACGGTCAAGAAGTCCGACTGA